The region TATTTTTGATATTATTGGTTGCAAGGTAGTTGATATAAGAGGTAACAGTATAGGAATTGTAAAAGATGTTATGACTAATTTTTCTAATGATATATATGTAGTTAAAGATTCAAAATTAGGAAAAGAATATTTAATTCCTGCAGTTAAACAATTTGTAGTTGATGTAGATATTGAAGATAAAGTTATAACTATTGAACCAATTGAAGGATTGATAGAATGAAAATAGATGTTTTAACATTGTTCCCTGAGATATTTGAATATATTTTCGGATGGAGTATTATAGGAAGAGCAATAAAAGATGAAATTTTAGATTTGGATTGTATAAATATAAGGGATTTTTCAAAAGATAAGCATAAAAGAGTAGATGATTATCCTTTTGGTGGTGGACCAGGTATGGTTATGAAACCAGAGCCTATTTACGATTCAATACAAAGTATAAAAAAGGATAATTCCAAAGTTATTTACTTATCACCAAAGGGAAAGGTGTATAATCAAAAACTTGCAAATAGATTATCTAAAGAAGAACATTTAATTCTCTTATGTGGTCATTATGAGGGTATAGATAATAGAATAATAGAAAATTATGTTGATGAAGTAATATCCATAGGAGATTTTGTTTTAACTGGTGGGGAAATACCTGCAATGGTTTTAATAGATTCAATCGTTAGATTGATACCTGGTGTTTTAAGCAGTGAAGATTCATATATGGAAGAGTCCCATTATGATGGGCTTTTAGAATATCCACAGTACACTAGACCCAGAGAATTTAGAGGACATTTGGTTCCCCCAATACTTTTGTCTGGGGATCATAAAAAAATAGAAGAGTGGAAAAAATATGAATCGCTAAAGAATACCTATTTAAATAGGAAAGAGCTTTTGGAAAAAAGAGAAATGACAACTATGGAAAAAGAATTAT is a window of Anaerosalibacter sp. Marseille-P3206 DNA encoding:
- the trmD gene encoding tRNA (guanosine(37)-N1)-methyltransferase TrmD, with amino-acid sequence MKIDVLTLFPEIFEYIFGWSIIGRAIKDEILDLDCINIRDFSKDKHKRVDDYPFGGGPGMVMKPEPIYDSIQSIKKDNSKVIYLSPKGKVYNQKLANRLSKEEHLILLCGHYEGIDNRIIENYVDEVISIGDFVLTGGEIPAMVLIDSIVRLIPGVLSSEDSYMEESHYDGLLEYPQYTRPREFRGHLVPPILLSGDHKKIEEWKKYESLKNTYLNRKELLEKREMTTMEKELLEKIIESNNEKN